CGTGTCGACCGACAATGGGTCCGTATGGGAACGGTTTCCGTGGACTCCCAATGTGCAATTCCCTGGCTTCAGTTCGATGGTGGTCACTCCTGCAGGTAGCATTCTTGCTTTGGAACCCAATACGCGAAGAATCCACCGGACCGTCACGGGTACGACGTGGGTTACCTTATCCCTCAGGTTCGCGCCACCCGAGAGCCAACTCTCCTTTGGGAGCGACGCGCGCGGAGACGTATACATCCGCACACAGTCTGGATTGTATCTTTCTCGGGACGAGGGGACTACCTGGGAACAATTTGCCACCGCACCTTCCCGGACCACCATCACTTGCATATTCATCGCTGATTCCGGGCGGACTTACTTCGGCACACAGGACGGCAACGTGTATACATCGCGTGAGGGGCTGTGGACGTGCCTTCTTTCATCGCCAACGTTACTCTCACCACCGAATACATCCAGACGTCGATCAGAAAACGAGCCCTTCGTGTGGCAGCACGTACCGTTCGCACAATACTATCGATTGCAGATCAGCACTGACTCATCTTTCGTCGATTCGCTACGCACTGACATCCTCGCGGTCGATACGACGGATCCCGGCATCCCGAGGAACTCATCCCAACGATACTACTGGCGGGTGCGTGCGGAGAGGAATGGCACCGTGGGAAGATGGTCACAGATGTGGAGTTTTACGACCAAGAAGCCCACACCGCTCTCACCGGTGCTCGTATTCCCACCCAATGGCGCTGATTCGATCGCGACCGCGGTATTATTCGATTGGGATCCGGTACCACACGCGAAGGCCTACTCCGTCGAAGTAGCGTCTGATTCCTTGATGCAGACATTGGTCATCACAGCCGATACGATCTCTGTGACGCATCTCATGTACAATCCTGATTTCGTTGCACGGACGTACTTCTGGCGTGTACGGGCAAGCAATGAGGACGCAGTTGGTCCGTGGTCAGCTGTCTGGCGTTTCACCTCCGCACCATATTCCGGGAGACCGACGCTGGTATCGCCACTGCCTGGCACAACTGTGTCGGCGAATGGAGTATTTCTGCGCTGGACGGCGCAGCAGGCCTGGAAAGAAACCGTCGAGGTGTACGTGTGCAAAGATTCGACTTTCACGCAGAATGTGGTGAAGGTTTATCCGTACGTTGCCGGTGCCGATTCCACTGTTGTCGGCGGACTTGAAACGAATGTGCGGTATTACTGGAAAGCCCGCTGTATCTGGTCTTCCAACGCCGTGGGGGAATTCTCGGACACATGGTATTTCGACACTGAGTGGGGTCTTCCCATGCCGCCTATCCAGTTATTCCCACCCAATGGTGCGGATTCGCTCTTTGTCCCCATCCCTTGCAAGTGGAAATCGGTGAGAGGCACCGACACGTACACCTTCGAATATTCAGGCGATCCTCTTCTGCAGTCGAATGTCACACGCATCGATTCGGTGACGACGGCGTATGTAATACTGGATCAGGCACCCTTGTCAACGACGTTGTATTGGCGTGTGCGCGCGAACAATTCCAGCGGGTCGGGAGCCTGGTCGCCGATATGGTCCTTCATCACGGCGCCATTTTCAGGCCGGCCCATACTCACCGATCCGCCGAACGGAGCCACCACCGGTGCCTACGACCTTTGGTTCCAATGGCAGACGCCTCTTGCCTGGCAGCCCGCCTCCTTTCTTGAGATCTTCACGGATTCGGCTCTCATTCATCCGTGGTCATTTAGGTTCACCACGAAGTTTGGAAGAGTTGCAGAAAGGATTCTTGGATTGGAGAAGAACACAAAATACTACTGGAGGGTGCGCCTCTCGTGGTATTATCGAACCAATAGTGCATACTCCGATACGTGGTCCTTCACCACCAATGACGTCGTCGATGTCGATCAGCCGATAAGCACCAGCAGACCGACACATCCTGTCATCGCCGGGAACAGTCCCCAGCCCTTCGCGTCATACACGGACATCACGTTTGCGCTTCCCGTCCAATCAACTGCAACGTTGCGCATCCACGACGCCCTCGGCCGCCTCGTCGCCACACTTGTCGACGATGTGCGCGAGGCGGGCACGCATCAGGCGCGCTTCGACGCGCAGGGACTGCCGGCGGGTGTATACACCGCGCGGCTCGAAACGCCTTCGGGCAGCGCGCAGCGTGTCATGCTCCTCGTGCGGTGAGTGGAGGGGGCGTAGCCATTATTCACAGGAGGAACGGAGGGAACTGAGGTTTTTTTTAAGAAAAAAGTCTCCGCTTCCTCCGTTCCTCCTGTTATAACACCAGATGCTTGGATCTACAACGATGCTCAGCAGATCACTGAAGGGGGAGACATCCTCAAGAAAAAAAGTCTCCGTTCCCTCCGTTCCTCCTGTGAACCACGAGTCATCTACAGCGCGCTCAGAAACTGCGCACCGCTCCCGAGGTACCGAAGTCGAGCAGTTCCATCGTGATGTTATCCTCGGGCATGACGGATTTCACCGTGCCGCCTATGGGCACGTCCTTGTGCATCCATCCCTCGGATTTGTATGTGCTGAGGAACACTGTCACTTCGGAATTCACCTTCTGCGTACCCGAGAACGTGCCCGCGGGAACAGTCACCGTACCGCCGTCGTTCATGCCCGAAAACTTCATCGCGAAGTTGACGAGAGCTTTGCGGTAGAGTCCCTTCGTGATCGAGAGCACCGGACCTTCGACGGTCTGCACCTCGCCGTTGCCCTCGCGGGTCTTCACCCACACGATGTCGATCGCGTCGGGATTGTAACTCTCGCGGGCCTGGTCAAGTCCGGTCACGAGCATCTGCGAAACGCTTTCGTTCGACTCGTTGATCGAATGTGATTCGATGATCCACCCGCCGCTTTCCTTGCCGACGATGGACTGGCGCAGAATGGATCGTTTGCCACTCGACGTGGTGCCGTACACAACATACTGCCCTACCGCAAGCGGCATGGGTTTGAAGGCGCCGCCCGAGTAGGACTTCGAAGACGACTTTCCGAAGTACGAGTTGATCTTGCTCTGCAGCGCCGGATCGGCCGACGGACCGCATGACGCAACAAAGAGGGCGAGGACAAGAAGAGGGAAAATTCGGGACATACTAGCTCCTGATTGTTGTATTTGGAAACGGGGTTTAGAATGAATGGACGAATGTACAAAATGTGCCGCTCGCTCCCATTCACATAAATATGTGATTCGGGTTCGGCAGCGGAGGTTATACGTTGTGAATGGACCCGAAGCGCGGCGCTCGATTTATTCGGGCAGGAACGTGCGCACGATGCGCCCGTCGATTTTGCCCAACGCGCGCTCGAGGTTCTCCTGATTCACGTCGGGATCGCCACGGCGCAATTCGAGAGGGCGCCGTGCCTCGACAACACGCAGTTCACCCAGGGACCAGATGGCGACATCCTTCGCGGCGGCTTCCACATCGGCGCGGTCAATAAAACCGAGCAGACCGCGCACAATGCGCGGATCGGCATCAAGAAATCCCGCGGAGTGCGCCGCATCGATCTGCAAACTCGTGTCGTCGGACTCGAGCCGTTCGACGAGCAGTATCGGATTCACCACGGGGGGCTCTATCACACGCCAGTACTTCAGGTACACCATGATCCGGTAATCGCGGAAGGTGCCCAGATCGTAGGGACTCAACGCAAAACCCGCCAGGGCGAGCAGCGCGAGAGTGGGTATGATGGTACGCAGGCGCATGCCGTTGCCGGAATTATGGGCGTGTCACTTTCAGGACAACAAGCGTGAGGTCGTCGGAGAGATCCGCGCGGCCGGTAAAGGCGTGGATTTCGTCGCAGATGTGTTTGCGGATCTCGTCGGCCGACAGATCGGATACGGCGCGCAGCGCATCACGCAGACGCTTCACGCCGAACTCCTCGTCACTGGCATTACATCCCTCGATGACGCCGTCGGTGTACAGCAGCAGAATGTCGCCCGCTTCCAGCGGCAGCTCCTGCTCGTGAAACTCGATGGCCGAACGGGCGCCGAGGGGCAGATGCTGTCCGTTGTCGGTCCAATCGATAAGGAAGCTCTCGCCGTCGCGCTGCAGCAGCGGTTTGGGGAGACCGGCGTTTGTAAAGATCATCGACCCTGTATCCGTATCGAGCACGCCGAGAAACACCGCGACAAACATGTGACGGCGTGTGTCGATAAACAGGCGCTCGTTTGCGCGTGAAAGAATGGCGCGCGGCGACACATCCTGCTCGGCCGCGAAGCGGATCGTGCTGATGGACGAGGCCATGACCATTGCGGCCGACACACCCTTGTCGGCCACGTCGCCGATCACCACCGCGAGGCGTCCGTCGGCCGTCTCGATAAAATCGAAGAAGTCGCCGCCCACTTCGCGCGCCGGTGTGGACACCGCGGCGATATCGTAGCCCTCGAGCCGCGGTGTTTCGCGCGGCAGCATCGCGGCCTGTATCGTGTGCGCGATCTCGATCTCCTTCTTCATCCGCTCCTGCTGCTGCAGTTCTTCCGACAACGCGGCGTTTTTCCATCCCAGCGCGGCGCTGTCGGCCACGGCGCGCAGCTCGTGCAACTCTGCACTCCCGAAGGGCCGTCCGTTCTCCTTCTCCCCGAGCACTGCGAGCACGTACTCGCCGTTGCGCGCGGCGATGGCAAAGGCCACCGACACGTCGTGACGCGCGGGATCCTCGAACTGCGAGGCGACATGCACCACCTCGTCCGCGGCAAGGCGCGCCTTGAACGCCGCATGCTGCATCAGCGCCGGCAAATGTTCGGCGGCGGACGCGGCGCCCGCAAGATGCTGCGACACCCCCTGCTCGTCGACGGCGAACACGGAGGCCGAGCGCAGACCGAGCAGCGCGGGCAGATCGCGTGTCACGATGCTCAGCAGTTCATCGCGCCGCAGCGTGTTGACCAGGCGGCGCGAGAGCGCCTGCAGTTCGGTGCTCGTGCGGTGCTCCTCGCGGAAGATGTGCGTATCCACAAATTTCTGTATACGATCCATCGACGCCGAAAGCACCACGGCCGCCACACCCGCAAGCACGGCGCTTACGAGCAGCACCTCTGTGCCGGTGAGAGCCGACACCGACTCGCGCAAGAGCACCACGCAGGAGAGAAAAGCCAGCGACACCGCGGCCGCGAGCAGCGCGTACACCGTGGTGCGGCGGAAAATGACACGCACATCGAGAAAGCCGTAGCGGAGAATCGCGTAGCCGAAAGCCGAGGGGAGCGCGAGCACTGCGAGCCCCATGGATCCGAGCCGGATGTACAACAGCCAACGCGCATCCACGCCGAGATCCGTTCCCGCAAGTTCGAGCAGAAGGGTCATCATGATACCCGCGCCGAACACCGCGATGCCCGCCAGTATAGTGCGCACAAGCTTGCGCGTCATGCGCGACGCACTGCGACGCTGGGATTGCAGCAGGGCGATCACGGCGAGTACCGGACTTGCGGTATACAGCACATAGTTTGCCACGGTGAGCACAATATTTTCCCGGTCGAGTCCGGTGAGCGGCGGCAGCACATACACCGCGGCGAGCAGCAGCGTGTACGGCGTGTAGAGCAGCACGACGCGGACACGCGGCGCGTGGCGCAGCCAGCGGTCCTCGGGAAACACGAGCGTGAAATGCAGGAGCAGCGCGATGAACAGTGCGAATGCAACCCCGGGGATGTACAAGGTGACGGGGCGCAGGGCCTGCCACCACGGCATCATCATGCTGGTGGACGCGGATGTGAGCAGCCACAGCGACATCGAGGCCGAGAGAAGGAAGTACAGCGCGGCGTCGCGCCTGCGCGGACGACGCATCAGCACGATGAGCGCGATGAGCAGAATGATGAGCGGACCGACGGCATTGGTCAGATACCGCGTGATGCTCACGTACGCGCCGTGCATGCGCGCACGCGGCTGATCGAGCACGATGTCGAGCGACTCTGTGCCGCCGTCACGCAGCACATCCACACGCAGCGTGTCGCCGATGCGCGTCTCCGCAAGCACGTCGATGAGGCGGTCGCCGTCCCACGACGCGGTGTCGTACTCGTACGAGCCGATGCGCGTGAGCACGTCGCCGTCGCGCAACAGGCGCCGCACCGTGCGGTCGGCCTGCGGCGCAAGATCGATGCGCAGCCCCTCCTTCTGCACGCCGGTGATGTAGAAGGGCAGGCCGGGGCGCGTATTCTGGAAGATGACCGTCAGCGGCAGTTGCAGCAAAGCCACGAGAAACAGAAGCGATCCTGTCATGACAAAGCACAGGTGCGCAAAGCGGGATTCCAGGATGCTGCGTTTCTGCATGCGGCGTGGGACGAGTGAGTATGGATATGCGGAACCAGGGGGGAAATTAGGGAAAATTCGCGCGTGTTGCGCGTATCAATTTCCTGCGCGCCGCCGACCCCAGCGCGACCCGCTCCCACCGCGCCAAATACCAACACGGGGAGTAATTCTGGCAGTTGCAAAAACCGGCCGCAAGCTGTAATGTGGTTGTTTGCCCGGGGAAGCTCGCGGCCGCGCAGACGGCCTGTTGCCCGCATCCAGTCTCCTTACCACGGAATTCGCCATGACACGACAGATGACGTCCCGATACCCTCTCCTTCTCCTCCTCCTGCTTGTGGCGGGTGCCTTCGCTCAGGCACAGCCCTCGAAACTCGGCACTGCTGAATGGCAGGAATTCCGCATCGTTGCGCGTCAGGTAGATTCGCTGCAGACCATGTTCAAGGATATGCAGGAGAAGGAACCTGCGCTGCGCACAAATCCCATGCTGATGCAGGCGCGGCTGCAGGATCAGATGCAGAACATCGCCGCCATTTTCCAGGCCGTGCCCGCCAAGGCGCAGGCGGCCATGAAGGATGTGCTTCCCGTTTCGGAATACAACGCAGCGGATCTTTTTGTCCTAAAACTCGCCGCGGTGGCGACCGGCAATATCCAACTTGCCATCGACGCGTCGGAACGGCTCATCACACTTGTCGCCGCGCGCGACTCGGTGCGCCAGATTCGCCGCGAACTTTGCCAGATGTACGCGAGCCAGGGCAAGCTCGAGAAGGCCGCACAGCATGCGACCGACGACGTGCTGGTCGGCGCCTACCCGCTTGAGGTGTCGCAGCTCACGCAGGCCCTCGCCGTCGCCTACGCCGAGGCCGGACAGCCCGCAAAGGCAATCCCCTACGCCCTCCGCAGCATTACCTCCTTCCGCGATTTTAAAAAGGACGACTCCGCCCCGCTCGATTCCGCGGGACGTCGCGATGCGGCCTCGGGCATGGACTACTTCTTCGTCACACAGACCGCCGGCCTGCTCTCCGCCCTGTCGATTGCCTATACGGAAGCCAACGACACTGTTGCCTTTGCGCGCTTCAGCAAGCAGGCGCGTGAGAGTTTGAAGGATGACGCGCTGTGGGCACAGGCGACGGAAGCGGCGAAGGCCGCGATCAAGGAGCACGAGGAGTCCACCAAATCGTGGAACAAACCCGCCGCCTCGTGGCCGGAACACCTCTGGGCCGGCGGCGACGCGCTCACGCTCGATGGACTCAAGGGCAAGGTCGTGCTGGTGGATTTTTTCGCGACCTGGTGCCGCCCGTGTATCATGGCCTTCCCACACCTGCGCGGCTGGCAGGAGAAATACAGTGCCGAAGGACTGGTGGTTGTCGGACTTACCAACTACCAGGGCCGCTACGAGGGCAAAACGCTCGGGCCCGACGACGAGTTTAAAAAGCTGCGCGACGAATTTATTCCGAAACACAAGGTGAGCTGGGCCGTGGGTGTCGAGAAGAACGGCCGCACGGCCTTTGAAAAGTACGGCGTTAACGGCATCCCCCACGTCGCCCTCATCGACCGCAAGGGCATATTGCGCTATGTGAAAGTGGGCGCGGCCGACTACGATAAAACCGAGAAGATGATACAGAAGCTTCTCGCCGAAAAGGCGGAATAGGTCTCGCGTTCTCTTCCTGGCGGATTCTCTGTGGGCCGCGGACGGCCGCGTGGTCTGAATCGTTGTGCATCGTCCGTGCATCGTATGGTAAGCACACACATCACGACGCCTGTCACCGCAGACCATAGAGGAACACGCCATGAAAACGAACATTGGTTCCGTCGACCGCATCATCCGCATCGTCATCGGTATCGCGCTGCTCAGCCTCCTGTTCCTGCTCGAAGGCGGCGCCCGGTATTTCGGACTGATCGGTCTCATTCCACTCGCCACGTCGTTCATCAAGTCCTGCCCGCTGTACTCGGTATTCGGACTCTCGACCTGCGAGACAAACGCCGTAAAAAGTTAACGGCAGCTTCGCACCGGAATTTGTCCGGTCCAGGCGGCATCCGTACTTTTCGCGGATGTGTACTGAGACAGGACAGCGCCGGGAGCGTGCACGACATTTTCGTGCGGACAGGATGACGCGAATCACGCGTTTTCTGTCCGCACTTTTTTTCGTCCTGTGCTGCGCGCATGGTGCGCGGGCTCTGGGGGTAGAGCCGCCACCGCCCGTTCAGGATGATTCGCTTCGTATCGTGGTGATCGGATCATCGTCGGCGCAAGGCGCCGGCGCCAAACCCGGCGACAGCTCCTGGGTGCGCCGCTACGAGCGGCATCTGCGCGAAACGTTTCCCGCGACACGTGTGTATAACCTCGCGATGGGCGGATACACGACGTATCACTGCCTGCCCACATCCGCACCTGTAGCGGACGGACGCCCCAGGCCCGACAGCATGCGCAACATCACCCGCGCGCTGGCGCTTCGTCCTTCCGCACTGCTTATCAGTCTTCCGACAAACGACATCGCGGATGGCTTCGACACGAGCGAGTACCGGAGGAACATGGACACGCTTGTCGCCCTCTCCGCGCGCGACAGCGTGCCCGTCTGGATCTGTTCGACACAGCCGCGCAATCTCGATTCGGTAAAACGGATCCTTTTATCCGATACACGCGGATGGATCCTGCGCCAGTATGCGGGCAGGGCGCTCGATTTCTGGGACAGTGTCGCGACGCCTGAGGGATTCATCCGGCCCGAACTCGACTTCGGCGACGGCGTACACGTCAACAACGCCGGACACGCCATCCTCTTCGAGCGCCTGCGTGCCGCGGCAATCCCCGACACACTCCAGATGCTGCGGCCGCACCGGCCGCCGCGCGGCACAGTCACGCGGCCATCCACACTCCCGCGTCCCGAAAGCAACACGCCCCAGGGCGGCTCGCGCACACAGCAGCGATAAACACGCGCACGCACGATGGACGTCTTCTCCCTGCTCGGTGTCGCGTTCGCCCTCGCGATGGACGCCTTTGCCGTGGCGCTCTCGACCGGCGCGTATCTCGTGAAGGCCGACGCGCGGCAGACGTTCCGCCTGTCATTTCACTTCGGACTGTTTCAATTCCTGATGCCCGTGATCGGCTGGGCTGTGGGAGCGCAGGCGGAGCGGCTGCTTGCGGATTTCGACCACTGGATCGCCTTCGTCCTGCTCGCGTACATCGCCTTCCGCATGATTCAGTCGTCGCTCGCCGATGACGACGGAGCGGTAAAAACCGATGTCACGCGCGGCGGCTCACTCGTGGCCTTGTCCGTGGCGACAAGCATCGACGCGCTCGCGGTGGGGCTCAGTCTGGGCCTCATGCGCGAGGCCATCATCACGCCGAGCATCGTGATCGGACTCGTCGCGGGAGGAATGACACTTGTCGGCCTGCGACTCGGCGAACGCTTCTCGGCGCGGCTCGGCAAAAAGATGGAACTTGCGGGCGGCATCGTCCTCATCCTCATCGGGGCGAAAATCGTGCTCGACCACATACTCGCCGCGGGATAATAAAAGACCGCGGGCTCCTATTCTCGGAACCCGCGGCGGTGCATGTACTCGCGGGGGCGAATCAGCTCTGGATTTCCGTGTACAGCGGGAAGCGCGAACAGTACTCGCGAATTTCGGCGCGCACGCCGTCGAGCACGGCTTCGTTCGCGACGTTCGACACCACGGTGTCGAGTTTGTCGGCGATGAATTCCATGTCCTGCTCCTTGAAGCCGCGCGTGGTGACGGCGGCGGCGCCGACGCGTATGCCCGAGGTGACAAAGGGCGAGCGGTCGTCGAAAGGTACCATGTTCTTGTTGAGCGTGATGCCCGCGCGTTCCATCGCGTTTTCCGTGTCCTTGCCGGTCACGCCCTTGTTGTGCAGGTCGATGAGCATGAGGTGGTTGTCGGTACCGCCGGAGATGAGTTCGAAGCCGCGCGCCACGAGCAATTCGGCAAGCCGCACCGCGTTGGCCTTGACCTGGCGTGTGTACGCGGCATAGCTGGGCTGCAGCGCCTCGCCGAAGGCCACGGCCTTTGCGGCGATGATGTGCATGAGCGGTCCGCCCTGAATGCCCGGCATGACGGTGCTGTCGAGAATCTCCGACATCATTTTGACGCGGCCCGATTTGGCCATCACGATGCCGAAAGGATTCTCCCAGTCCTTGTGCATGATGATGAGTCCACCGCGCGGTCCGCGCAACGTCTTGTGCGTGGTCGACGTGACCACGTGGCAATGCGGCACGGGATCGTCGAGGAGTTTGGTGGCGATGAGGCCCGCGGGATGGGCGATGTCGGCCCAGAGAAACGCGCCCACTTTGTCCGCGATCTCACGGAACTTTGCGTAGCTGATATTGCGCGAGTACGAACTTGCGCCGACGATGAGAAGTTTCGGTTTCTCGCGTTCCGCGATCGAAAGCACCTCGTCGTAATCGATCATGCCGGTTTCTCGGTTCACACCGTATGACACCATACGATAGAGCTGTCCGCTGAAATTCACCGGCGAGCCGTGTGTGAGGTGGCCGCCGTGCGCGAGGTCCATACCCAGCACCGTGTCGCCCGGTTTGACAAAGGAGAAGTAGATCGCCTGATTCGCCGTAGCGCCCGAATGCGGCTGCACGTTGGCGTACTCCGCGCCGAAGAGTTGTTTGAGGCGCTCGCGCGCCAGATCCTCGGCCTGATCCACAAACTCGCAGCCGCCGTAGTACCGCTTGCCCGGATACCCCTCGGCGTACTTGTTCGTGAGCACGCTGCCCGAGGCCTCCATGACCGACGGACTCGCGTAATTCTCGGACGCAATAAGCTGCAGCTTGGTGATCTGCCGCTCGGTTTCGTGCTGGATGATGCTGTGGATCTGCGGATCGGTGCTTTCGAGGTAGGACATTGCGGATCGGGAGATGGTGGGAGGGGGGGTGCGTGATTCAGTGTTATAAATTACAAAAAGTCGATGCCGGTAAAAAAAACCGCGCACCGGAGTGCGCGGGATGGGAGCAAATACCAGAAGGGCGGGTTTACCGAATGATGCCGATCTGCCTTGTGGCGACAACCTGATCACCGCCGACATTGGCGTTGAAACGCACGAAGTACATGCCGGGTGCGGCGGGTTGTCCGTTCACACGACCGTCCCAGCGGGCTTCGAAGCGGCCCGCGTTACGCGCAACACCGTCCTCGATGCTCGCCACACGCTGCCCGAGCGCATTGTGAACATCGAGGTGTACGGTGGCCGGCACGGCGAGCGTGTACGGAATGGTCACACCGTCACCTGATGACACGGGATTCGGGTATGTGTTCTCGAGACCGACATTGCCCGGATCGAGCTGCGCCGAAACGATGTAGCTGTATGTCTCGGTGCCGTCGGCATCGATCTGTTTTAGTCGATAGAATACCATGTCGCGGCCGTCGGTGCTCACCGGCGATTCGTCGATGTAGCTGTACTCGGTTTTCTCGGAGGTGGTGCCGCGGCCCTGCACATGGCCGATCTTGACGAAATTCTTCCCGTCACCACGCTCGATGTCGAAACCGATGTTCGAGGTCTCGCTCTCGGTGCGCCAGGTGAGTTCCACTGTGCGATCCGGGCGCGGCGACGCATTCAACGCAGCGAGTTCCACCGGGATCATCAAGTTCTTGATCACGAGCGAGGAGTCGTTGCCGTTGTTCTGCAGATCGGAGTAATAAATGGCCGACCACTGGCCTCCATGCTGGAACGTGATGCCCGAACGCCAGCGGAGATTGTCGTACATGCCGAAGTCCACATATCCGTTTGCGGAGGCGCCCACCTGGAAGGTCCAGCGCAGCACTTCGAAGAAACCGTCGTTGAGGGGATTGCCGCTGCAATCCGTGGTCACACTCCAGTACTGATTCGTGAGAGGCAACGCGCCACCCGGATTTCCCTGACTGGTCGAGTGCTGGTTGAAGCGCGCACCCGAACCGAAATCGGTGTCGATATACCACGGAGCGCCCTGCCAGTACTGTTGGTACCGCTGCTGGGCTCCCTGGAAGACCATCTTCTGATAGACGTACGTCAACACGACCGTATAGCCGCCGATGCGGTTACCGGTGCCTCCCCGCTTCTTGATGTCGAGGGCGATCACAAGCGAGCTGCCCTGTCCGCCGTTGCAGACGGGGCGCAGGCGCATGATGATGTTGTCGGCGTCGGCAAGGCCTTGCGCGCGCGCCGGAACAAGCAACGCGAGCAGCATGAATGAGACAAAGAACGCTGACGCAAGTAGCTTCATGTACACCTCCGCGAAATGAAAAGAACGGCCGATTCTGATATTCCAGAAAGTACATCATTTTCCCTCCTGACGCCAGAGGGATGCAGGACTGATTCACTACGGCCACAGTCATAGGTCCGGCACCGGGCCGGTCGCATCGTGATGCATGATTCGCGCGCCGGAACGGAGATTGCGGGTATTCGGAATCCGCCGCCCGGTGAGCGCGGCGGATGCATCGATAGAGCTTACAAGGTCCTGTGCGTTAGGCGGTGACGACGGTCTGCAGCTTCTCGACGATCTTGGCTTTCGGAACCGCTCCGACGATACGGTCCACCACCTCGCCCTTGTGCATGAGCAGTATGGTGGGAATGCTGCGGATGCCGTACTGCATCGCGACATTCGGATTGTTGTCGACGTCGAGCTTGCCGATTTTCACCTTGCCGGCGTACTCGCCCGCGAGTTCTTCGACGATCGGCGCAATCATGCGGCAGGGTCCGCACCAGACGGCCCAGAAATCGATGAGAACGGGAAGATCGGATTCGAGGACTTCGGCCTGGAAGTTGCCGTCGGTGAGTTCCATGGGGTGCATATCAAAGACTCCTGCGTGAGGGTATGTGGTCTGTGTCGAGTGGACAAATATCGCGATTTCCGTACCGGATACATACGGCACACAACGCCGGTATCAGGTGTCGAGTGCAATACGAACGTTGTTTTTCCCGAAGATGTTCCTGAGGCGCTGGAGCAGTTCCGCGCTGGGCAGCACACGGTGCTGTTTCGCCCAAAGATTCCACGCGCCTCCATTGCCGTCGCTGACGGTGATGAAACACG
This genomic stretch from Ignavibacteriota bacterium harbors:
- a CDS encoding T9SS type A sorting domain-containing protein, giving the protein MTTTCRTFTFLLFLLASQGRLVAQIVWDDLNGPLGPIPPSTVLFYNDTVLVGTLPSGMYMSTDNGRHWKHLDPDSSDLTLCFGRSQRGDIIAMQKRKLKRSTDGGATWQVTKMDVYTSTEPRYSHIITRADGEILAFTEMRVYSSTDNGGSWSTRSSQRGLHLDTLTGGVLVRADDIVRVSYDAGKTWSSRSKPAGGNIEMLLATEASELIAAVGGGLQRSTDTGRTWSVYGTTIPSLIVDFIRDSNGRIVVTAAGLYRSNDSARTWTTIPSYSKWSFSDFITQATDTSWYAGNGKGLIRCITSRPTWDIAYQDMRQIAPTLVYVDNAGGIYCGTESHGIQYTLDRGVTWRKGVLPKDSLDVGTRCFLQVSSGEILAGTRTFGLLRSVDRGQHWMRSSGGTLPGDILALEQLPSGVVLAGSNVGVHVSTDAGLTWIASATAIQGSVQCFARDDRGGRVYCGSTTGVFVSTDNGSVWERFPWTPNVQFPGFSSMVVTPAGSILALEPNTRRIHRTVTGTTWVTLSLRFAPPESQLSFGSDARGDVYIRTQSGLYLSRDEGTTWEQFATAPSRTTITCIFIADSGRTYFGTQDGNVYTSREGLWTCLLSSPTLLSPPNTSRRRSENEPFVWQHVPFAQYYRLQISTDSSFVDSLRTDILAVDTTDPGIPRNSSQRYYWRVRAERNGTVGRWSQMWSFTTKKPTPLSPVLVFPPNGADSIATAVLFDWDPVPHAKAYSVEVASDSLMQTLVITADTISVTHLMYNPDFVARTYFWRVRASNEDAVGPWSAVWRFTSAPYSGRPTLVSPLPGTTVSANGVFLRWTAQQAWKETVEVYVCKDSTFTQNVVKVYPYVAGADSTVVGGLETNVRYYWKARCIWSSNAVGEFSDTWYFDTEWGLPMPPIQLFPPNGADSLFVPIPCKWKSVRGTDTYTFEYSGDPLLQSNVTRIDSVTTAYVILDQAPLSTTLYWRVRANNSSGSGAWSPIWSFITAPFSGRPILTDPPNGATTGAYDLWFQWQTPLAWQPASFLEIFTDSALIHPWSFRFTTKFGRVAERILGLEKNTKYYWRVRLSWYYRTNSAYSDTWSFTTNDVVDVDQPISTSRPTHPVIAGNSPQPFASYTDITFALPVQSTATLRIHDALGRLVATLVDDVREAGTHQARFDAQGLPAGVYTARLETPSGSAQRVMLLVR
- a CDS encoding SpoIIE family protein phosphatase: MTGSLLFLVALLQLPLTVIFQNTRPGLPFYITGVQKEGLRIDLAPQADRTVRRLLRDGDVLTRIGSYEYDTASWDGDRLIDVLAETRIGDTLRVDVLRDGGTESLDIVLDQPRARMHGAYVSITRYLTNAVGPLIILLIALIVLMRRPRRRDAALYFLLSASMSLWLLTSASTSMMMPWWQALRPVTLYIPGVAFALFIALLLHFTLVFPEDRWLRHAPRVRVVLLYTPYTLLLAAVYVLPPLTGLDRENIVLTVANYVLYTASPVLAVIALLQSQRRSASRMTRKLVRTILAGIAVFGAGIMMTLLLELAGTDLGVDARWLLYIRLGSMGLAVLALPSAFGYAILRYGFLDVRVIFRRTTVYALLAAAVSLAFLSCVVLLRESVSALTGTEVLLVSAVLAGVAAVVLSASMDRIQKFVDTHIFREEHRTSTELQALSRRLVNTLRRDELLSIVTRDLPALLGLRSASVFAVDEQGVSQHLAGAASAAEHLPALMQHAAFKARLAADEVVHVASQFEDPARHDVSVAFAIAARNGEYVLAVLGEKENGRPFGSAELHELRAVADSAALGWKNAALSEELQQQERMKKEIEIAHTIQAAMLPRETPRLEGYDIAAVSTPAREVGGDFFDFIETADGRLAVVIGDVADKGVSAAMVMASSISTIRFAAEQDVSPRAILSRANERLFIDTRRHMFVAVFLGVLDTDTGSMIFTNAGLPKPLLQRDGESFLIDWTDNGQHLPLGARSAIEFHEQELPLEAGDILLLYTDGVIEGCNASDEEFGVKRLRDALRAVSDLSADEIRKHICDEIHAFTGRADLSDDLTLVVLKVTRP
- a CDS encoding TlpA family protein disulfide reductase → MTRQMTSRYPLLLLLLLVAGAFAQAQPSKLGTAEWQEFRIVARQVDSLQTMFKDMQEKEPALRTNPMLMQARLQDQMQNIAAIFQAVPAKAQAAMKDVLPVSEYNAADLFVLKLAAVATGNIQLAIDASERLITLVAARDSVRQIRRELCQMYASQGKLEKAAQHATDDVLVGAYPLEVSQLTQALAVAYAEAGQPAKAIPYALRSITSFRDFKKDDSAPLDSAGRRDAASGMDYFFVTQTAGLLSALSIAYTEANDTVAFARFSKQARESLKDDALWAQATEAAKAAIKEHEESTKSWNKPAASWPEHLWAGGDALTLDGLKGKVVLVDFFATWCRPCIMAFPHLRGWQEKYSAEGLVVVGLTNYQGRYEGKTLGPDDEFKKLRDEFIPKHKVSWAVGVEKNGRTAFEKYGVNGIPHVALIDRKGILRYVKVGAADYDKTEKMIQKLLAEKAE
- a CDS encoding DUF2892 domain-containing protein; amino-acid sequence: MKTNIGSVDRIIRIVIGIALLSLLFLLEGGARYFGLIGLIPLATSFIKSCPLYSVFGLSTCETNAVKS